The Palaemon carinicauda isolate YSFRI2023 chromosome 43, ASM3689809v2, whole genome shotgun sequence genome window below encodes:
- the LOC137633653 gene encoding uncharacterized protein gives MVKLLFFPFALILAFASAQADDKFLISDANNPVNFRASYYTALASWTSDMNNKITFEGFLNLRNNPQRLFRYIPNSLHSNTWNLFTILRTYLEVIINPGSGIYKVDWRHD, from the exons ATGGTGAAACTACTGTTCTTCCCTTTTGCACTGATTCTGGCTTTCGCGTCTGCTCAAGCAG ATGACAAGTTCCTCATCTCTGATGCGAATAATCCAGTCAACTTCAGAGCTTCTTACTACACTGCTCTAGCTTCCTGGACCAGCGATATGAACAACAAAATCACCTTCGAAGGATTTCTGAATTTACGAAACAATCCTCAGCGACTATTTAGATATATACCCAATTCATTGCACTCAAATACATGGAATTTATTTACAATTCTTAGAACTTATTTG GAAGTGATAATTAATCCAGGCAGCGGAATATATAAGGTAGATTGGCGACATGATTAA
- the LOC137633836 gene encoding carbohydrate sulfotransferase 9-like, whose amino-acid sequence MRRLRIVFRKWRRPVGVFIALIIMALLCSIRYVNIKKTCEDIFKSLQWENSLKVQSPLKSTTIEKSSSFGLLFTNTVLPIEDNLQTPEDFGDGKSIDLHQHERSQDEITVVRRLRKRREKVLEVCRSGNFQHCHMKRPINDATYFFHHYKTSVCTVAKAGSTTWREHIRNVNGGPPRTENIRNDKILKAILRRPLKDMVKYVTSSSKIITVRHPLTRLVSAFRDVYRNGIMAPHYPSAEAEIRKIEHRTLWPERFHKFWLPALFALNMVPPNTHLEVNIKTPIDPSVLYSTEEYERLYLVLQPSLTFEQFLKFVLKTYEEGNPDSHWSPYHQWCCPCHFDYDYITKVETLSEDLEYVFKKLGIPADHHTAIKRIMKNEDSSHLYLQYFTRVFQILRLIADPKVGISMILYYQNISTTLRGEIYKYLKPDMDLFGYELPENFLN is encoded by the exons ATGCGTCGTTTACGAATAGTGTTTCGTAAATGGCGCCGCCCAGTTGGTGTTTTTATTGCCCTAATCATTATGGCACTCCTTTGTTCTATAAGATATGTCAACATCAAGAAGACATGTGAAGATATTTTCAAAAGTTTACAATGGGAAAATTCGCTCAAGGTTCAATCACCATTGAAGAGTACCACCATTGAGAAATCCAGTTCATTTGGGCTGTTGTTCACTAATACAGTGTTGCCTATTGAAGATAATTTACAAACGCCCGAAGACTTTGGGGATGGAAAATCTATAGATCTCCATCAACATGAGCGGAGCCAAGACGAGATTACCGTTGTTCGGCGGCTCAGGAAACGGAGGGAGAAGGTTCTAGAAGTGTGTCGGAGTGGAAATTTCCAACACTGTCATATGAAAAGACCCATTAATGATGCTACTTACTTTTTTCATCATTATAAAACATCTGTTTGCACTGTGGCTAAG GCAGGGTCAACAACATGGAGAGAACACATTAGGAATGTGAATGGGGGACCTCCTCGTACGGAAAATATTCGTAATGACAAAATCCTGAAGGCCATTTTGCGGAGACCTCTTAAAGATATGGTAAAATATGTCACGTCTTCCTCCAAAATTATAACTGTCAG GCATCCTCTGACACGATTGGTTTCTGCCTTTCGTGATGTATATAGGAATGGGATTATGGCACCGCACTATCCTTCTGCTGAAGCAGAGATTCGCAAG ATTGAACATCGGACTCTCTGGCCTGAGAGGTTCCATAAATTTTGGCTTCCTGCCCTCTTTGCCCTCAATATGGTGCCACCAAACACGCATCTTGAAGTTAATATTAAAACTCCAATTGACCCTAGTGTCTT ATATTCAACAGAAGAATATGAGCGTTTGTACCTTGTTCTGCAACCAAGTCTTACATTTGAACAGTTCCTGAAATTTGTTTTAAAGACATATGAAGAAGGAAACCCGGATAGTCACTG GAGCCCTTATCATCAATGGTGTTGTCCTTGTCATTTTGATTATGACTACATCACAAAAGTCGAAACATTATCAGAAGATCTGGAATACGTCTTCAAGAAGCTTGGCATTCCAGCAGACCATCATACTGCCATTAAGCGAATAATGAAGAATGAGGATTCCTCACACTTATATTTACA atacttCACTAGAGTATTTCAAATCCTAAGACTGATTGCTGATCCAAAAGTTGGTATTAGCATGATATT atattatcaaaatatttctacAACCCTAAGAGGAGAGATTTACAAGTACCTAAAGCCTGATATGGATCTCTTCGGATATGAACTTCCTGAGAATTTCTTAAATTGA